From the genome of Danio rerio strain Tuebingen ecotype United States chromosome 2, GRCz12tu, whole genome shotgun sequence, one region includes:
- the LOC103910098 gene encoding complement C1q-like protein 3 produces the protein MLILITVVLLNVWAIPAENVLTPNINILEEINKIVDLEKRIKSMETEMERLKTEKEVPKVAFSASLLTTFGPQSVGPFHNGLHTLIYKHVFLNFGSNYDPNTGIFTAPVKGVYVFTVFSKAIGNHERAVTAGLFKNDQHIVSTHGHQADGFISSSNGVSLLLDEGDKMKVNLYPGQWIFDNGEHHHSTFSGHLLFAM, from the exons ATGTTGATTCTTATAACAGTTGTACTACTCAATGTGTGGGCTATTCCGGCAGAAAATGTACTCACTCCAAACATAAACATCCTTGAAGAAATAAACAAGATAGTGGATTTGGAAAAAAGGATCAAATCAATGGAGACAGAAATGGAGCGACTAAAAACAGAGAAGGAAG ttccTAAAGTTGCTTTCTCAGCCTCTCTGTTGACTACTTTTGGACCACAAAGCGTCGGACCTTTTCATAACGGgttacacacactcatttacaaacACGTCTTCCTCAATTTTGGAAGTAACTATGATCCAAACACAG GAATTTTTACAGCACCTGTAAAGGGAGTCTATGTGTTCACGGTTTTCTCAAAGGCTATTGGAAATCACGAGAGAGCCGTTACCGCTGGCCTGTTTAAAAATGACCAGCATATTGTTTCTACACATGGACATCAAGCAGATGGTTTCATCAGCTCTTCAAATGGAGTCTCTCTGCTGCTAGATGAAGGGGATAAAATGAAAGTCAATCTCTATCCTGGACAATGGATTTTTGACAATGGAGAACACCATCACAGCACGTTCAGTGGACATCTGCTTTTTGCCATGTGA